A single window of Vigna radiata var. radiata cultivar VC1973A chromosome 4, Vradiata_ver6, whole genome shotgun sequence DNA harbors:
- the LOC111241449 gene encoding uncharacterized protein LOC111241449, which translates to MSEDRFKVVVHYGGTLIKDVFPFKYLGGQISSWDIDPDTWSYFGVVATIKEMGYMEVQELVYSIDNILHGLYDDRGAMNMMEIAKSLGKVDLYIVHKVSEPDFVETENEILYLCQGRAESGDGIGFEADAEENEEVENQCVVEEVGDKLDTHAEVEVEEVQVEEETVEEVEVEAVEEVAVEEVEVEAVEEEVEVDAGEEVEEEENSSEEEVEVDEVEVDEVEVDEVQLENNSEEDAEDYMVGRGLSDDDSEAEELLTPGNSDSEEDEIQDKPSRCPFPTFGKKKSMLDYKWEVGTIFNDKEDFKEAIRNYAIHAGRDLKFVKNDKRRVRVRCMGAQKKCQWVAYLGYLPSKKVWQLRKVLDTHCCSRQLNIKMMNSKWLSNEVDKVLHDNPTIKVQDIRNKALRKWNTKVSISKARRAKLMATNEREGDFKEQFRRLHDYGHELLRSNPGSTVKIKVNSDNGEAIFERIYVCLNACKKSFVSCRPITFLDECFLKRSI; encoded by the coding sequence ATGAGTGAGGATAGGTTTAAGGTAGTGGTCCACTACGGTGGGACCCTGATAAAGGATGTGTTTCCCTTTAAGTATTTAGGTGGACAGATATCTTCTTGGGACATTGACCCTGACACATGGAGTTATTTTGGAGTGGTTGCTACCATTAAAGAAATGGGTTATATGGAAGTACAGGAGTTAGTTTATAGCATTGACAATATTTTACATGGCCTTTATGACGATAGGGGAGCTATGAATATGATGGAAATAGCTAAATCTTTGGGGAAAGTGGATTTATATATTGTGCATAAAGTTAGCGAACCAGACTTTGTGGAAACTGAGAATGAAATTCTTTACCTCTGCCAAGGGCGTGCAGAGAGTGGTGATGGTATTGGGTTTGAGGCTGATGCAGAGGAAAATGAGGAGGTTGAGAACCAGTGCGTGGTGGAGGAAGTTGGTGATAAGTTGGACACACATGCTGaagtggaggtggaggaagtGCAGGTGGAGGAAGAGACAGTTGAGGAAGTGGAGGTGGAGGCAGTTGAGGAAGTGGCAGTTGAGGAAGTGGAGGTGGAGGCAGTTGAGGAAGAAGTGGAGGTGGATGCAGGTGAGGaagtggaggaagaagaaaacagCAGTGAGGAAGAAGTGGAAGTGGATGAAGTGGAAGTGGATGAAGTGGAAGTGGATGAAGTTCAATTGGAAAACAATAGTGAGGAGGATGCTGAAGATTACATGGTTGGAAGGGGGTTGTCTGATGATGATTCTGAGGCAGAAGAGTTGTTAACTCCAGGAAATAGTGATAGTGAGGAGGATGAGATTCAAGACAAACCAAGTAGATGTCCTTTTCCTacatttggaaagaaaaagtcCATGTTAGATTACAAATGGGAAGTGGGTACCATTTTTAATGATAAGGAGGATTTTAAGGAAGCTATAAGAAACTATGCTATTCATGCTGGGAGGGATCTTAAGTTTGTAAAGAATGATAAGCGTAGGGTTCGGGTGAGATGCATGGGTGCTCAAAAAAAGTGCCAATGGGTTGCTTACTTAGGATATTTGCCATCAAAAAAGGTTTGGCAGTTAAGGAAGGTTCTTGATACCCATTGTTGCAGCAGACAACtaaacattaaaatgatgaatagtAAGTGGTTGAGTAATGAAGTAGATAAGGTGTTGCATGATAATCCTACTATTAAGGTACAAGATATACGTAATAAAGCACTAAGAAAATGGAACACCAAGGTATCAATTTCAAAAGCAAGAAGGGCCAAGTTAATGGCTACAAATGAACGTGAAGGAGATTTTAAAGAGCAATTTAGAAGGCTTCACGACTACGGGCATGAGTTGTTGAGGAGTAACCCAGGGTCAACTGTTAAGATTAAGGTCAACAGTGATAATGGTGAGGCCATCTTTGAAAGAATTTACGTGTGTCTGAACGCATGTAAGAAAAGTTTTGTAAGTTGTAGGCCAATCACCTTTTTGGATGAATGTTTCTTGAAAAGGTCTATATAA